The window TCCCATCTTTGGTacagtatctatctgtctgtcttatCCTTTGAACTCTAACCTAGACTCTTGGCAGCATCCAGTGCGGCGGCCTTGCCTAGTGGGGTGGTCTTCCTGTTCAGTTGGATGCCTTGTTGAGTTGTAGTTCTCCAGCCTGAGTAACGGTGTACTGTGTTAAGGCTGCTTGTATCAGCCTGCATTCTTGAATCTACGTAGAACCATGTTTACTACTGGTTTGAAATATCAACACAAGGCCCAGTGAGTCTGATCCCTTTATAAGTCACTTTAGCTGAAGACGAGACgtaaaacatgtaaaaaataaagtgaCTGGACGTGGTTTAAGACGTTTGGTTGGCTTGATAAGGGATGGAGAATCTCTTGACAAGTGATGGAAATAACATTTAGAAAAGAACAAACTGCAATTTTTGGGTGAAATCCAGTATATTGCTGTTCCCCATCTGCACTCCGAGACAGTTGTACTTGTGTAGAGGTTATTACTTTAACTCCAGTTGTAACAGATGGTTAACAGAGGTTAACTTGGTTCACATATGAGTTGTATGTAATGCACCCTTATTGATGATTATGTTGAAACACTCTGGTGAAGGAAATGTGGCTGTTGTCAATGgctttgtttttctcatttgATTTGAGTAAAATATTATAGTAGTACTACTACTTCAGTTAATGTGCATAATTAAGCTTTTCTTTAGATGTGAGGGTTTGGCCACATCAGGTGGGCAATGGAGACAGGTGGATTCATAGAATTCTCTCTTCATTTTGGGATGCTGACTAAATGTGTTTCACCCCTCAATTATAATTAGGGAGAGCATATTTATTAAGatttatcattgtaaataatgcaaCTTTGAATTTTAAAAAGCATgtaacatctttttttttttttagaaataaaaataaaaaatctacctCCAACTTTGGTGTCCGCCTTTAATCATGTTTTAACATTTATGTGTGAATTCTATGGTTATTCATTGCACCTTTTGCTTTGTATCTTGGACATATTGATAAGACATTCGGTTAAGAAAATAAAGAATACGGCTCCTTTAAAAGCGGTCGGGACGGGTTCAGCCGCAAAGATGCGTCTCCAGGACAACAAACAATTACAAAAAGAACCCGATATGCTTTTTTTCTATCCAGCAGCAAACCACCATTGGCTCTCGCTGATATCCTTGAACCGGACCTTTTCAGTGCTTTCAAAGGAGACCATGGGTCATTTTATTTTAGGGATATATTTGTGAATGAATGTATCGGTGGGCAACGACTGTGATTGATCAGTAACCATTCAACATTAGCTCAGAAGTTCAAAGGGGCTAGCTTGCATGCTGCTGGCTGCTaaacaacatagctagctaaaatcACGTGTTTTATATTTAACTCATTCAAACGAAAGGGTGTGAAGATTCCAGCTCCAAGAAGTTGATACCTTGAATCACATGTTTTCAGAACGTTCATGATCAAACTTTTCTTTTCAGAATTTCAACTTGGGGCTGAGACTGTTACATTGTAATTAAGGCATGAGAAACATTGCATAGAGTTATCTAAACAAAGAATAAGGATGAACGTCACAGAGGTGGAGGATCATATTTCCATGAAATATGAAATACAAAGAAGACTTGGAAAGGGGGTAAGTAAATCTAGGCTGTCTCCGGTTTTTATAGTTCTGTGAAAAGTTATTTGTTGGGAAGAAGGTCGAACTTATGAATGACAACTGTATTGCACGCTGCTGTCAAACAATAATAGTAGCTACAAAAAGCAATTAGTTGTTTATGTTTTCTGTcggttttgaaaatgtattttaaatgaaTAATCAAATTGCACACATTGCAACATTTCAGTTTTTCTTCCCCAGTCTTTCCATGAAGAAAAATTCTTACAATTCCCCAGAATTAAAGTTCCTTTGAATAATGATGTCATAAGCTAGAGGATTGTCTACTTTTTCAGAACAAGCTGTTTCTTTCAGCCAGATCAGTAGACTTTGATACTAGGGAAATAGAAAAATCAGTGACTTTAGAGTCCAAagcttttgttttgtttatccCCAGACATAGACATAGAATAATGGAATCTCTGCCTTCATTCCCTTTGACAAACCAAGAAGAGAGTTTCTCGCCTTGTGTTATAAGCATCCGGGAGGCTAGATCTATCTCTGAACTGTATAGTGCCAGGTGGTAAACCTGGGACACTGTTGAGTCATGTAGATACATCATACAGATGCTAATGGTCATATTACACTTGTTAACAGTTAACTACAGTTTAATTTTACCCAAGAAAATAATGTGTTTGGGCACTATTCCCAGGTTACAATACCAAGAATACAATCATAAGTTCCAAGACAGTAATTTGTCAAAAACATGTAAGAAAGTCTTCCTTGACAACCCCTATTTCTCCAGTTTTCGTTCCGTCTGATAATATTAAAGTAAGCCTTGCTTTGCTTGTTAAGCAGGATGTCATTGACGCCAGGTGGGACTGGCCACAGAGGGACCAGTGTCTAGTGAACCTGATCATGTGTTCTCTCAGCTCAGCACTGGGCTGTCTGTCGGGGGACCCATTGTCATAACCAGTCACCTCTCCTCGATGTGCTGCTGACTCTAAAAGTGCTTAGTAATGTCTCTAGAACGTTTTGTCTTTCCTTACTCTCCACTCTACTTCACTGTCTGTTTTCATATTGTGATTTTAATTTCTCTTGGGGCTCAACTGCAGTCTTGTAGCAGTTTGTTTAACCTTTAATCCTTATAATGATTCACTAACAGTTTTATATTTCTTTATCTGTGTCCAGGCATATGGGATTGTATGGAAGGCTgtggacaggcagacaggagaagTTGTGGctgttaagaaaatatttgatGCCTTCAGGAATAGGACTGATGCCCAGGTTTGTGATACATGATGATATTGGTCATTGACATTGTCTGCCACTAACAAGGTGTAGCTACAGAGGTAATTAAGATTGACTTGTCACAATGTTTTTTTCTCAACAGCGGACATTCAGAGAAATAATGTTTCTTCAGGTAAGAATGAATACCTATATCAATTAGTGTAATAGTGTTGCTTACGTCCCTCTCCTTTCCCGAACCAGGGACCatctgaacacatcaacaacggcctcccacaaagcatcgttatcTATCGCTCTGCAAAAGCCATGGcctttgcagagcaagggaaacaactacttcaaggtctcagagcaagtgatgtcaccgattgaaacgctaatagcgcgcaccgctaattagctagccatttcacaccggttataTTAACAACAAATGGAAAGTTGAAGTGGGTTTTGTTTGAAGGGAGCACAAGCGCAGCCTGCAGCCAGCTCCACAGCCAGAGTAGAATGGTCCTGTTGCTGTGGAAACTGGGGCCGTGCTTGCATACCGTAATGTAAACACCAGATGGCTCCTGCTCTTCAGGAAAAGTAAAAAAGTTGTGAATAACATAGGcaagaaccaaaaatctcacgtAAACATggtctgtccacgagagattatgGATAACAAAATGGACACTAAAATGTTTATGGCATGGTTTTTAAATTAATGTGTAAACTGATCATTCCCTCTGCTATTGTGACAGAGACAGTTCTGTTGAGTTATTCTGGGGGGTGGGGTGTGCCATATGTAAACTAACATATGGAATTATTTTAAGATGGtggataatttagctatttgatttagaattttaggacccttgTCGGtgtaaaacaaatatatacaaaaattggTTTGACAAAATatagaatttggcctttactgctatagcccatagaagcacattgaataacacattcataaatggcaaaacaaacagtcaaaaaggagatataagaaagctcaggaaacatttttgttttttggacacatatttaagcCTTCTTTTTTAtttgcacaaaactacctccatacttccatttaaAAGATAGAACCAGTACCAGGTTACCTTTTtcatttatctaggcaagtcagttaagaaagtaatcttatttacaatgacggcctaacccagacgatgctgggccaattgtacaccgccctatgggactcccaaacactcctgttgtgatgcagcctggaatcgaaccagggtctgtagtgacgcatctagcactgagatgcagtgccttagaccgctgcgccactcagtagCCCAAcgttcagacgagtcccgtgacacttgtgggagtCGTACAGCAAAACTGAGAACTCCATCGTGTTCATGGgaatctcatctttccatagattgGTTCATTATTAGTTAAGCCAAACAGTTTGGACACTACAGATGTTTTAGTGAGAAGATCAATTTTCGGAATGTctcgtggtctgacaaacaccgctgtagcctGGGCACCTtccaccagtggtggaaaaagtaccctaattgtcatacttgagtaaaagtaaagataccttaatagaaaatgactcaagtaaaagtgaaaatcacccagtaaaatagtacttgagtaaaagtcaaaaggttttgggttttaaatatacttatgtatcaaagtaaatgtaattgttaaaatGTACTtaaagtatcaaaaataaaagtaTTAATATATTTTCTTACggttagccaggggcacacaccaacactcagacataatttacaaacaatgcATTTGTGTTAAGTTAGTCCCCCAGATAAGAAGAAGTAGACCtagggatgttttcttgataagtgtgtgaatttgaccattttccttcctgctaagtacttttgggtgtcagggaaaatgtatggagtaaaaagtatattattttcattaggaatgtagtgaagtgaaagttgtcaaaaatataaatagtaaagtaccgacccccccaaaaaaactacttaagtagtactttaaagtatttctacttaagtactttacactactgcCTGCCATCTCAGATGCAGAAGGCCGACATAggtggatgcagtggattgagacacagcccatgcaaaaaaatatAGTTCTAGCTTAAACAGATGGATGTTGATGGGAGATTTTTCTTATGTTATTTCGATTGATGCATGGGTGcatcaatagactcttaaggataTTTAAAGAGACTACTAACAGTATTGGGGAAAGTTTGCTGTGTGATTTTGGTGCTTAGTTAATCATTCAGATGGTGACCATATATTCTGTCCTCATGAAAGTGGATAGAAAACTGGTCACACAGGACAAGCAAACAGTGTGGTCCGCTTTTATAGGTCTCCAGTCTCCACCATCCACTCCAGCCAGGGAAAACAGAGGCCAGGGccttaacctgtgtgtgtgtccataataAGGCTGTTACTATCTCCCACAGAAACACTGGCACACCAGTCTCTGGATGGTTTACATCACATAGCATTTCAACATTGACCCATCCCAACAAGGGCTAGACTGttatggcaccatccctaagaaGATTCTCCCTTTTGTAGTCAaaccaaatcacattttatttgtcacatgcaccaaatacaacaggtttaccatcaaatgcttactacaagcccttaaccaacaatgaatgcagttttaagaaaatggagaaaatatttactaaataaactaaagtttaaaaaaaaaacatttaaaaaaagtaacaataaaataacaataatgtggctatatacagggggtacaggtaccgagtcaatgtgcggtaaTACAGATTaatcaaggtcatttgtacatgtaggtaggagtaaggtgactatgcatagataataaacagcaagttgcggcagtgtaaaaacaaagggggggtggGGGTCTATTTAAATAGtacgggtggccatttgattaattgttcagcagtcttatggcttaggggtagaagctgttaaggagccttttggaccaagacgtggcactccggtaccgcttgccatgcggtagcagagagaacaggctattactttggtgactggagtcttagAAAAAATGtttaggccttcctctgacaccacctagtacacacaataccagtcaaaagtttggacacatactcattgaagggtttttcttaatttttactattttctacattgtaaaataatagtaaagacatcaaaactatgaaataacacatatggaatcatgtagtaaccaaaaaagtcttaTATTTtcaaatagattttagattcttcaaagtagccacccttttgccggttggaaccaaaaatgtcaaatttggactcattaccaaaggacagatttccaccagtctaatgcccatctctcatgtttcttggcccaagcaagtctcttcttattattggtgtcctttagtaaaggtttcattgcagcaattcgaccatgaaggcctgattcacacagtcttctctgaacagttgatgttgatatgtgtctgttacttgaactctgtgaagcatttatttgggttgcaatctgaggtgcagttaactctaatgaacttgtcctctgcagcagaggtaactctgggtcttcctttcctgtggcggtcctcatgagagccagtttcatcatagggattgatggtttttgcgactgcacttgaagaaacgttcaaaattcttgaaattttgcagattgactgaccttcatgtcttaaagtaatgatggactgtcatttctctttgcttatttgagccgttcttgccataatatggacttgatctttcaccaaatagggctatcttctgtatgccacccctaccttgtcacaactgattcaactgattgtctcaaacacattaagaaggaaagaaattccacaaattaatgttcaacaaggcacacctgttaattgaaatgcattccaggtgactgccctCATGAGGccttgggctcctgagtggcacagcggtctaaggcactgcatctcattgctagaagcatcactacagaccctggttcaattccaggctgtatcacaactggctgtgattgggagtcccatagggtgccgCACAATTGGCTTGGCCCcgcgttgttagggtttggccagggtaggctgtcattgtaaataagaatttgttcttaactcacttgcctaattaaataaaggttatataaaaaatgaatagaaagccggttgagagaatgccaagagtgtgcaaatctgtcatcaaggcaaagggtttgtttaaaaaaaagttaacactttttcggttactacatgattccgtttGTGGtattacatagttttgatgtcttcgctattattctacaatgtagaaaatagtacaaataaagaaaattccctcaaatgagtaggtgtgtccaaacttttgactggtactgtaggtcctggaaggcaggaagcttggccccagtgatgtactgggctgtacgcactaccctctgaagagcATTaaggtcggatgccgagcagttgccatactaggcggtgatgcaatcggtcaggatgctctcgatggtgcagctgtagaactttttgaggatctggggactcatgccaaatcttttgtctcctgagggggaaaaggtgttgtgccctcttcacaactttcttggtgtgtttggaccatgatagtttgttagtgatgtggacaccaaggaacttgaaactctctacccgctccactacagcaactttgatgtgaatgggggggtGTTCGGTCATAATATTGTTTTAATTAATTTACGGTGGTCTTTGAggactgtgtgtgcgtgcttgtgtctTTTTCAAACAGTTATGTATTTCTCCCTGCAGGAATTTGGAGATCATGCCAACATCATCAAACTGCTGAACGTCATCAGAGCTCAAAATGACAACGATATTTACCTGGTCTTTGAATACATGGGTGAGGACTCTTATGTGGATTGTCTATTGGCATCCATTTTGAATCTTCTGTCGTGTTGACTTCAGGATTGTGGTGATTTGTGAAATGGTCGCACGCTATATAATATGACATGCCTATTAATAATAACAGATACACATGCAAGATGCTTGCATTGATGACTCTTGATGGTCAAAATCACCCTGATACCCAATAAAATGCATTTTCAGGGCTTTCCCactgtatttattattttccACCTACCTTGTAATACATTTGATGAGGTCGGCCATTATGAAATAACAACACAGAAAGAATGTAGGCAGTCAGGCAGGCAAGCTGCAAGGTTATGCAGCAGTTTAAACCTGGCACCAGAGGGAGGTGTGAGAGGGGAGGGCTCTTCTCCTCTTGGCTGCCTGCGATGCCTGCTGAGTCCACACATTGGACTGCTCTCTGATCTCTGCAGGCTAATCTCTGAGTGTGGGCCAACATCACGGCACATGTTTTCCCTGGCACACCCCACCATGGAAAATGCCTCCTTTGTCCAACCCTGGCTAATTATGGGGCACTGCAGGAGTGTGCAGATTGTTTATGGGAAACGTGATGTGTCTGGTTTGTTATTCATTGAGTGTTTTATTGAAAGGTGACATTATTCTGAGTGTGGTATGGATGAATGTTCAATGCTGGATGATTCCTGTTGGTTATTAGTGTTTTTACCACCTGTGTGTTGCAGACACTGACCTGCATGCGGTGATAAAGAAAGGCAACCTGCTGAAAGACATCCATAAACGCTATGTCATGCATCAACTCCTTAAGGCCACCAAATACATGCACTCAGGCAATGTCATCCACAGAGACCAGAAGGTACAGTAGAATGTTTAAATTGCCAGTGTACTAAGAAGTGTGCATATTGAGAATATGACATTATTGCATTTGCAGATGTGCTGGTGCCACCAGTATGGGTGACGCTATCCAATTCTTCTTTTTCTAGAGGAAAAACCATTTGGATGACATTATTGAATTTGCATTCCTCTTCCCACAGCCGTCCAATATTCTGCTTGACACGGATTGCTTTGTGAAGCTGTGTGACTTCGGTTTAGCAAGATCTCTCTACCAGATCCAGGAGGATGCTGGGAACCCGGCGCTGACAGAGTATGTGGCGACGCGGTGGTACAGACCTCCTGAGATCCTGCTGGGCTCTTCAAGGTACACATGCACTGGGACCTGCTGTAGTTTCTCAATAAACTGAAGCCACTTCTTCAGGCCACGTCTTCAGGCTTGAATACATCTCTGAAAGAGTGAACTGTTTTCTTGATTTAGTGTTAACTTGGGTTTCTTATCAAATAATGCACCCAATGGGAATGTAAGTATTCTTGCAGAAACCTGTCAGTGCCTGTGAAATCACTGAAATACTTTGATTTTTCCTATAGGTACACAAAGGGTGTAGACATGTGGAGTATAGGTTGTATCCTAGGAGAGATGCTGCTTGGGAAGCCCCTTTTCCCTGGAACCTCCACCATCAACCAGATAGAAAAAATCATGAGTGCCATTCCATACCCTAGCCCAGAGGGTGAGTATTCATTCCTGGCTGCACAGTTCACAGAAAACTGCTAGTGTGCTATTTGCTTGTTGAGCACTAGTAGTGGAATCAAGCTTTTATGCCTCTAACTGACCAAGTTAACTGACCAACTGATCATTACTTAAGTAATGATATGTGATTTGGTTTTCAGACGTACTTTCAATCAGATCTGAGTATGGTGCCTCTGTGATTCAGAGGATGCTACTGAGGTAAGTCATAGCGGAAGTCCTACAGAAGTAAATATGTCTATATAAAGGTGTCTAGACATTTTGAGAGCTTgagactataaggttctatctgcagtTTTGTCAAAATATAGTTATTGATATTGCCTTGTTATATTCAAAGTTATCTACctatatagtactctaaatacccCCAATTGGTGCTGTTAAGTTCAAAAGAATGCAAAATAAAAGTTGCtaacaccattcaaaccaatgagggttcggaacattaaagccaattatctcataatcatctttttgcagatagaaccatATAGTTGCAGGCTCTTGATTTATTCACAGTGCTGCTGTCTGTATTTGTCTGCCTGCGTGGCCAGGCCCCAGGTGCCTCTAGAGGACCTTCTGCAGCCGTCGGTGCCCCCTGATGCCCTAGACCTGGTGTGTCGCCTGCTGGTGTTCAACCCAGATAAGAGGCTGACCGCTGAGCAGGCCCTGCAGCACCTCTACGTCTCCAGGTAACGTCCAATCTATTTATACAGCACATCTCATACATTAAAATGCAGTGCAATGTGGTTTATACAAGTTTTTATAGGCTGGTTATCAATCGTGTCCAGTCAAATGTATTGTAAAACGCCCTTTTAAATCAGCAGTTTAGAGTAACCCAGGCTAGACCCCAAAGGGCAAGGAAGCTGACTTAAGTCACAAATGGCATTATATACCCAAAGGCCAATATGTCACAATGCTAGAATCCTTTAATGATGCTAATACTGTTCATTTCTGTTAtttgttgcatcccaaatggcaccctgttccctacatagtgcacttccaTTGAcctgggccctggttaaaactATTGCACTATGTTGGTTAGTTTTTTGCTTTTACAATGTTTCTGAGTAGTGCTAGTCTTGGATTTAACAATGTTGTTATTTTCTatttgtgttgtgttatgtcatAATCTTTGTGTTTTCCCCTTAATTTCACTGGAGATTCCACAACCCAGACAAGGAGCCAGGTCTGGACCATGCCGTGATCCTGCCTGTGGATGATGATGTCCAGTTGTCGGTGGTTCAGTACCGCAACAAACTGTACAAGGTAATACTGAGGGGGGGCAGGATGATGAACACCTGTCTCGTGTTCTGTTTGGTTGGCTTAGGGTAGATCATTACTGACAATTGTTGAACAGTTACTAATAGTTTGAAACAAGTTCCTTTCAAGGCATTATGACAATAGACATTTTTATTTACGACTGAAAAAAGGCACAGTATCTATAATCAGTCTTCTCTATCCATCTTTTATCTCTGTCCCGTGGAAAAGATGATTCTAGAGAACAGGACCACAAGGAGAATGCTACGTAATATCCAGCCCAGGCCGAAGAAGAAAGAGGAGCCGGTTTCTGGGTCTGGGTGTGACAGTGGAGACCATGGGAAGGAAAGGCCCAATGGGAAGAACAAAGGCGGGCCGGAGCCAGTCCCACTGGCTGGTGATGGTGGAGGGGACCTTTGGGTTAAATCCCTTCATGATAAGACTGAACACCAGGCTGCTCGTCCAGTTATCACCATACCCACCCCAGTACCTGTGTCTACCCTGCCAGCCCTGGAGAATACCAGCCCTGCAGCTAGCCCCGTCATGGGAAAGACTACATATAATCCCATCACACATGTTGCCAGTGAGTACACGAACACACGCATAATATCCCCaacattcacattcacacacaccttcacacttCATACACACAGGTGCATTCTTTCTCATGGTATTTGTCTTCTATTTCTCTCATGCAGATGGTTTTGTTAAAAGTCTGGCTGGACCACCTCACTATTTTCGCTCTGGTACTGCCAGCAGGAAATTGGAGCAACAGATGAGTGTTGAAAATGTAACTGTACTGCCAGCAGAGGGCGCTAACGGCAACACTGTTGTAAGTACCACTGTCATAAGTAAAA of the Oncorhynchus tshawytscha isolate Ot180627B linkage group LG31, Otsh_v2.0, whole genome shotgun sequence genome contains:
- the LOC112229246 gene encoding mitogen-activated protein kinase 15; translated protein: MNVTEVEDHISMKYEIQRRLGKGAYGIVWKAVDRQTGEVVAVKKIFDAFRNRTDAQRTFREIMFLQEFGDHANIIKLLNVIRAQNDNDIYLVFEYMDTDLHAVIKKGNLLKDIHKRYVMHQLLKATKYMHSGNVIHRDQKPSNILLDTDCFVKLCDFGLARSLYQIQEDAGNPALTEYVATRWYRPPEILLGSSRYTKGVDMWSIGCILGEMLLGKPLFPGTSTINQIEKIMSAIPYPSPEDVLSIRSEYGASVIQRMLLRPQVPLEDLLQPSVPPDALDLVCRLLVFNPDKRLTAEQALQHLYVSRFHNPDKEPGLDHAVILPVDDDVQLSVVQYRNKLYKMILENRTTRRMLRNIQPRPKKKEEPVSGSGCDSGDHGKERPNGKNKGGPEPVPLAGDGGGDLWVKSLHDKTEHQAARPVITIPTPVPVSTLPALENTSPAASPVMGKTTYNPITHVANGFVKSLAGPPHYFRSGTASRKLEQQMSVENVTVLPAEGANGNTVSMEQILQRGRSAPVSHNRSFSLTLSHPQNNPLVRRDEPSVSSGICVTSARLNQRSQSQTREARPPPRFSKKVFQSKANVVAAGDPRAKLGSYSQAYGTINKTELDNLMKYQQ